In Rhizobium sp. CIAT894, the genomic window CTCGGCCGTGCGTTCGGCGACGCGTTGCTCCAGCGTCTCGTTTGCCTGTTTCAGCGCCTGGTCGGCGCTGACGCGTTGGGTGATATCGGTGAAGGTGGCGACAATGCCCTTGTCCGGCATGGCGTTGGAGCGCACCTCGATGATCCGCTCGCCGCCGCCGAGCACCAGCGAAAACGGTTTGTCGAGCGTCAGGAAATGCCGCACCGTCTGGCTGAGATCGCCGGGCGCGATATCGCCGCGCTGGCTGAGCGTGGTGACGATCTCGGACAGGGGGAAACCGACTTGGCCGGCACTTTCCGGCAGATCCAGCAATTGCCGGAAACGGCGGTTCCAGATCGTCAGCCGGTTGGAGCTGTCGAAGACGGCGATGCCCTGATCCATCTGCGATAGCGCCGTCTGCAGCATGTCCTGGTTATATTGCAGCGCCTCGCTCGCCTGGTCGAGCAGCCAGGCGGTGTCGGAAGAGGCATCCTCGATCTTCTGCAGGATCAGGGACAGCACCAGCCGGGCCGAGGATGAGCCGATGGCGCTGCCGAGCAGTTGTTCGCTGAAATGGATCAGCGCCATGTCGGCCGGCTGTTCGTCCTCCAGCTTGCGCCCCGAGCTTTGCTCGTAGGTGGTGAACGACCGCTGCATGCGCTCTTCGCCGAGATAACGTGAGATCGCCGCCTTGAGATCGCCGACGCTGATGCGGGTCTTCCAGCCGCGCGTGGCAAATTGCGAGCGCGAATGCCGTTTGACGAAGATGCCGGCCTGGATGCGTTCCAGCGGCCTGGCATTGCGGGTGAGCGAGCCGACGATGAAGAAGGCGGTGTTGACGAGCAGGCTCATGACCGTCGCATTGACCAGCGGATCGGCATCGGGCGCGGTAAACAGCGTCGTCCCGGGAAAGATGAAGCCGAGCACGGCGCTTGCCACATGCGAATAATCGGGACCGCCGAGCGAGGGCAGGAACAGCAGATAGATCCAGATGACGAAGCCGGAGGTGAGCCCGAGGATCGCGCCGCGCGCATTCGCCCGCCGCCAGATCAGCCCGCAGATCAGGGCGGGGGCGATTTGCGCGATCGCGGCAAAGGAAAGCAGGCCGATCGAGGCAAGGCCGGCGGTGCTGTCGGTCGAGCGGTAATAGGCATAGCCGAACAGCAGCACGGCGAAGATGGCGCTGCGGCGGATATTGAGCAGCGTCTTGGCGAAATTGTCGCGCTGGCTGGCGCGGCCGGCGAGTTTGCGCCTGAGGAAGATCGGCATGATGATGTCGTTCGACACCATGATCGACAGCGCCACGGAATCGACGATGACCATCGCGGTGGCGGCGGAGAAGCCGCCGATGAAGGTGATCAGCGACACCAGAGGCATCTGGCCGGCAAGCGGCAGCGACAGCATGTAGAAATCGGCATTGCCGCTGCCGCCAAAGGTCAGCAGCCCGCCGATCGCCACCGGCAGCACGAAGAGATTGATCGCGATGAGATAGGTGGGAAACAGGAAGCCCGCCAGTTTCAGCTGTTTCGGCGTCCGGTTTTCGACGACCGTCACGTGGAATTGCCGCGGCAGCAGAATGATCGCGAAGGCCGACAGGGCGATCAGCGTGATCCAGCGGCTGATCGGCGTATGGTAGTTGAGCGCCGACATGACTAGCGCATTGTCGACGGTCTTCTGCCAGAGGTCGGCCGGCCCGTCGAAGAGAAACCAGATGACGCAGACGCCGGCCGTCAGGAAGGCGACGAGCTTGACGACGGATTCCATCGAGACGGCGAGGATCAGACCGTCCTGGTGTTCCGTCGCATCCGTATGCCGGGTGCCGAACATGATGGCGAAGCAGGCAAGCACCAGCGTGGCGAGAAGCGGCAGGTCGAGGAAATAGAGATTGCCGCTGCCGATGCCGTAATCGGAAGGATTGACCATGGCGCTGACGGTGCTGGAGATCGCTTTCAGCTGCAGCGCGATATAGGGAATGGTGCCGATCAGCGAGATCAGCGCGACGATCGTCGCGACCGTCGGGTTCTTGCCGTAGCGCGCGGCGACGAAATCGGCGACCGAGGTGAGCTTCTCCGCCTTGGCGAGCTCGATGATGCGGCGAAGCAGCGGCATGCCGAGCGTGAAGACCAGGATCGGGCCGATATAGATGCCGGCAAATTCCAACCCGCGCTGCGCCGCAAGCCCGACGCTGCCGAAATAGGTCCAGGAGGTGCAGTAGATCGCCAGGCTCAGCGCATAGACGACCGGCCATCCGCCTTCCAGCGCGCCCGGGCCGCGATCGAGCGTGCCCTGGCCACGGTTCTTGCGGTCGCCATAGCTTGCCACGGCGAAAAGCAGAAGCAGATAGCCGAAGGCAGACGCGAATATGACCCAGCCTGGAAGCATTGACCCTCCGCCGGCGGAAAACCCGCCGGGACCTCCCGCAACAGGATCAGCTTAAGTTATTTCAGGGGCTTTGAAAATTCCCGGCCGTCTAGGCCTTAAGTCAAAGAACCCACCGGAGTATGGCGAAATAATTGCGATTGCCGATTGATTAATTGCGGTGAAGATGGTGCTAATAAAAACAATTGCATATCGTTGAACTGCATCAGAGGGAGACGGATCCGATGCTCAATGAGTTCAAGGCCTTTATCGCCCGCGGCAATGTCATGGATCTTGCCGTCGGCGTCATCATCGGCGGCGCCTTCGGCGGCATCGTCAAATCTCTGGTCGATGACCTGATCATGCCGATTGTCGGCGCCATTTTCGGCGGTTTCGATTTTTCCAATTACTTCCTCCCGCTCTCCTCGGCCGTCAACGCGCCGACGCTGGCTGCCGCCCGCGCCCAGGGAGCGGTGTTTGCCTATGGCAGCTTCCTCACGGTGCTCATCAACTTCCTGATCCTTGCCTGGATCATCTTCCTGATGGTCAAGGGCGTGAACATCCTGCGTGCCCAGGTCGAGCGCAAGGAAAAGGCCGCACCGGAGGAACTGCCCCCGCCGCCGGCAGATGTTCAGCTGCTGACGGAAATCCGCGATCTTCTGGCCACACGCCCGACGGCCTGATCGGGTCCCGGAGGCTGCGGCTTCAAGCGGCGGACTGAGGCACGTCGTGGTGGGCTCCACAACGGCTCCGCCCCACCCTCCGTCATGCTCGGGCTTGACCCGAGCATCCACGCCGCGTCCATCAGCAGCCACCGCATGGGTCCTCGGGTCGAGCCCGAGGACGACGGAGGGGGGGTGGCTTTCCAGTCAAACTCGCTCACGGCGGACTGATCTGCGCCGCATTGGGGTGCTTCACCCCGCCGGCCCACCCCGGCCATCCATCACCAAAATCGATATGCCATCACTCGATATCATGGGATTTGCCGGCACAAATCTTCTATGAAGGCGGAAACCGGAGATATGCATGTCGATCGTGAAAAGCCTCAGCCCGCGCGCCATGGCGGCGCCCGAAAGCGGGATCGTCGAAGTCGTCAATTATGCCCGCGGCCGCGAAGGCCTGTTGCCGCTCTGGGTCGGTGAAGGCGATCTGCCGACGCCCGATTTCATCAGCCGGGCGGCGATGGATGCGCTTGCTTCAGGCGAGACCTTCTACACCTGGCAGCGCGGCATTCCCGAGCTTCGCCGGGCGCTTTCGGATTATTACAGCAGACATTTCGGTGTCCGGCTCCCGGTCGAGCATTTTTATGTCACCGGCTCCGGCATGCAGGCGATCCAGATATCAGTGCAGACGCTGACCTCGCCGGGTGACGAATTCGTCTATCTGACCCCCGCCTGGCCGAATATCGCCGCAGCCCTGGAGATCGCGGGCGCGCGTTCCGTCGGTGTCGAGCTGCAGTTCGAGGGCGGCAAATGGGCCATCGATCTTGACCGCATCGAAGCCGCCATCACGCCGAAGACCCGGGGCCTCTTCATCAACACGCCATCGAACCCGACCGGCTGGACGGCAACCAGGAAGGATCTGGCCGATCTCCTGGCGCTGGCCCGCAAGCATGACCTCTGGATCATGGCGGATGAAATCTACGCCCTCTATTATTTTCCCGGCGGCCGGGCGCCCTCCTTCCTCGATGTGATGGAGCCCGACGACAAGATCATCTTCGTCAATTCCTTCTCGAAGAACTGGTCGATGACCGGCTGGCGCGTCGGCTGGATCGTCGCGCCGCCCGAGATGGGCCAGGTGCTCGAAAACCTCGTGCAATATTCGACATCGGGCGTTGCCCAGTTCATGCAGAAGGGCGCCGTCGCAGCACTCGATCAGGGCGACGATTTCGTGCGCGCCAACATCGCCAAGGCGGCCCGCTCCCGCGATATTCTCTGCGATGCGC contains:
- the mscL gene encoding large conductance mechanosensitive channel protein MscL, which gives rise to MLNEFKAFIARGNVMDLAVGVIIGGAFGGIVKSLVDDLIMPIVGAIFGGFDFSNYFLPLSSAVNAPTLAAARAQGAVFAYGSFLTVLINFLILAWIIFLMVKGVNILRAQVERKEKAAPEELPPPPADVQLLTEIRDLLATRPTA
- a CDS encoding PAS domain-containing hybrid sensor histidine kinase/response regulator, with the translated sequence MLPGWVIFASAFGYLLLLFAVASYGDRKNRGQGTLDRGPGALEGGWPVVYALSLAIYCTSWTYFGSVGLAAQRGLEFAGIYIGPILVFTLGMPLLRRIIELAKAEKLTSVADFVAARYGKNPTVATIVALISLIGTIPYIALQLKAISSTVSAMVNPSDYGIGSGNLYFLDLPLLATLVLACFAIMFGTRHTDATEHQDGLILAVSMESVVKLVAFLTAGVCVIWFLFDGPADLWQKTVDNALVMSALNYHTPISRWITLIALSAFAIILLPRQFHVTVVENRTPKQLKLAGFLFPTYLIAINLFVLPVAIGGLLTFGGSGNADFYMLSLPLAGQMPLVSLITFIGGFSAATAMVIVDSVALSIMVSNDIIMPIFLRRKLAGRASQRDNFAKTLLNIRRSAIFAVLLFGYAYYRSTDSTAGLASIGLLSFAAIAQIAPALICGLIWRRANARGAILGLTSGFVIWIYLLFLPSLGGPDYSHVASAVLGFIFPGTTLFTAPDADPLVNATVMSLLVNTAFFIVGSLTRNARPLERIQAGIFVKRHSRSQFATRGWKTRISVGDLKAAISRYLGEERMQRSFTTYEQSSGRKLEDEQPADMALIHFSEQLLGSAIGSSSARLVLSLILQKIEDASSDTAWLLDQASEALQYNQDMLQTALSQMDQGIAVFDSSNRLTIWNRRFRQLLDLPESAGQVGFPLSEIVTTLSQRGDIAPGDLSQTVRHFLTLDKPFSLVLGGGERIIEVRSNAMPDKGIVATFTDITQRVSADQALKQANETLEQRVAERTAELTRVNRELGEARAAADEANIGKTRFFAAAGHDILQPLNAARLYSSALVERMAQSDNSPIVRNIDSALESVETILGAVLDISRLDTGAMRPRLASVALSDLLERIETDFAPIAREKQLKLVVMPTSLRVRSDPNLLRRLVQNLVSNAIKYTITGKVLVGARRRGNQVIIQVIDSGIGIPPSKFRTVFKEFARLDEGAKTASGLGLGLSIVDRIARVLNHPVELNSTHGKGTEFRIAMPLDVSRPAEAAPAAAPTERAGQPLKGLKILCIDNEPKILEGMRLLLSGWGCEVTALDCLADVISSDGSDGPPDLAIADYHLDDGTGIAAILHLRRQFGADIPALMITADRTPEVRSEAERHDIAVQHKPVRPAALRAYITQISGLKRAAAE
- a CDS encoding pyridoxal phosphate-dependent aminotransferase, with the protein product MSIVKSLSPRAMAAPESGIVEVVNYARGREGLLPLWVGEGDLPTPDFISRAAMDALASGETFYTWQRGIPELRRALSDYYSRHFGVRLPVEHFYVTGSGMQAIQISVQTLTSPGDEFVYLTPAWPNIAAALEIAGARSVGVELQFEGGKWAIDLDRIEAAITPKTRGLFINTPSNPTGWTATRKDLADLLALARKHDLWIMADEIYALYYFPGGRAPSFLDVMEPDDKIIFVNSFSKNWSMTGWRVGWIVAPPEMGQVLENLVQYSTSGVAQFMQKGAVAALDQGDDFVRANIAKAARSRDILCDALVATNRVETLKPDGALYAFLKIDGVTDSRRAAIDIVDKTGVGLAPGTAFGAGGELFLRACFLRDPAQVAIAAERLCDYILKL